A genomic stretch from Pomacea canaliculata isolate SZHN2017 linkage group LG2, ASM307304v1, whole genome shotgun sequence includes:
- the LOC112556875 gene encoding aquaporin AQPAn.G-like isoform X1, giving the protein MSLHSLHSTPRDTAEARPNTVQTACRRLMAQEFEDLRSGNFWRAVVAEFLGCVLLIYFCVGVGLRAPDDSPSNLLEAALAVGFFFAAMLSALMAVSGAHINPAVSIGLLVARHCSFVRFFFYVIAQCAGAITGAALLKAVTPESKIGNLGILLPAKDVSSSQAVMAEFIISFFLLFCVVAMIDKGRTDVQGSIPFIVGIIVSMNVIYAANMSGGTMNPIRNFGPAVITGNMDRHWIFWVGPMLGGAAGGLLYDRVFSTGVTPSSLRKSCLSRNTYASIASEEEGNGDILLQEKPSSLKKDGIESEREV; this is encoded by the exons ATGTCGCTTCATTCGCTCCATTCTACCCCCAGAGATACCGCAGAAGCCCGGCCTAACACTGTGCAGACTGCCTGCAGACGACTGATGGCGCAAGAGTTCGAGGACCTGCGTAGCGGCAACTTCTGGCGTGCCGTGGTCGCCGAGTTCTTGGGTTGCGTCCTCTTGATATACTTCTGCGTTGGAGTAGGGCTGAG AGCACCAGATGACAGCCCGTCCAACCTGCTGGAGGCAGCCCTGGCTGTCGGCTTCTTCTTTGCAGCCATGCTGTCAGCTCTGATGGCCGTGTCTGGCGCCCACATCAATCCTGCCGTCAGCATCGGCTTATTGGTGGCCCGCCATTGCTCCTTCGTCCGTTTCTTCTTCTACGTCATTGCTCAGTGCGCAGGTGCTATCACAG GTGCAGCGCTGCTCAAGGCTGTGACTCCGGAGTCCAAGATTGGCAACCTGGGCATCCTGTTACCTGCCAAAGACGTGTCGTCCTCCCAGGCGGTGATGGCGGAGTTCATAAtctccttcttcctcctcttctgtgTGGTGGCCATGATCGACAAGGGCCGAACCGACGTGCAGGGTTCTATCCCTTTCATCGTCGGCATTATTGTCTCCATGAACGTCATCTACGCG GCGAACATGTCTGGGGGGACTATGAATCCAATTAGGAATTTTGGTCCTGCGGTTATCACTGGCAACATGGACCGACACTGG ATTTTCTGGGTGGGACCGATGCTAGGGGGCGCGGCGGGCGGCCTGCTGTACGACCGGGTCTTTTCCACGGGCGTGACGCCGTCCTCATTGCGCAAATCCTGCTTGTCCCGCAACACCTACGCTTCCATCGCCTCTGAAGAGGAGGGCAACGGTGACATCCTCCTGCAGGAGAAACCGTCGTCGCTGAAGAAAGATGGGatagagagcgagagagaagtCTGA
- the LOC112556875 gene encoding aquaporin AQPAn.G-like isoform X2: MAQEFEDLRSGNFWRAVVAEFLGCVLLIYFCVGVGLRAPDDSPSNLLEAALAVGFFFAAMLSALMAVSGAHINPAVSIGLLVARHCSFVRFFFYVIAQCAGAITGAALLKAVTPESKIGNLGILLPAKDVSSSQAVMAEFIISFFLLFCVVAMIDKGRTDVQGSIPFIVGIIVSMNVIYAANMSGGTMNPIRNFGPAVITGNMDRHWIFWVGPMLGGAAGGLLYDRVFSTGVTPSSLRKSCLSRNTYASIASEEEGNGDILLQEKPSSLKKDGIESEREV, from the exons ATGGCGCAAGAGTTCGAGGACCTGCGTAGCGGCAACTTCTGGCGTGCCGTGGTCGCCGAGTTCTTGGGTTGCGTCCTCTTGATATACTTCTGCGTTGGAGTAGGGCTGAG AGCACCAGATGACAGCCCGTCCAACCTGCTGGAGGCAGCCCTGGCTGTCGGCTTCTTCTTTGCAGCCATGCTGTCAGCTCTGATGGCCGTGTCTGGCGCCCACATCAATCCTGCCGTCAGCATCGGCTTATTGGTGGCCCGCCATTGCTCCTTCGTCCGTTTCTTCTTCTACGTCATTGCTCAGTGCGCAGGTGCTATCACAG GTGCAGCGCTGCTCAAGGCTGTGACTCCGGAGTCCAAGATTGGCAACCTGGGCATCCTGTTACCTGCCAAAGACGTGTCGTCCTCCCAGGCGGTGATGGCGGAGTTCATAAtctccttcttcctcctcttctgtgTGGTGGCCATGATCGACAAGGGCCGAACCGACGTGCAGGGTTCTATCCCTTTCATCGTCGGCATTATTGTCTCCATGAACGTCATCTACGCG GCGAACATGTCTGGGGGGACTATGAATCCAATTAGGAATTTTGGTCCTGCGGTTATCACTGGCAACATGGACCGACACTGG ATTTTCTGGGTGGGACCGATGCTAGGGGGCGCGGCGGGCGGCCTGCTGTACGACCGGGTCTTTTCCACGGGCGTGACGCCGTCCTCATTGCGCAAATCCTGCTTGTCCCGCAACACCTACGCTTCCATCGCCTCTGAAGAGGAGGGCAACGGTGACATCCTCCTGCAGGAGAAACCGTCGTCGCTGAAGAAAGATGGGatagagagcgagagagaagtCTGA